CGAGGTCGGCGAGCACCATGCAGCCGAACGGCGCCGGGGCCAGGCTGGCCAGCTCGACCACCCGCACTCCGGCCAGCGGCCCGCCGCGCGCAGAGTCGCCCGCCGGCTCGTTGGACGCCGTCATGCGGCGCTCACCGTTTCGGCGGGGCGGGTGGCCGAGGCGGCGAGCCGGTCGGCCAGGTCGTCGGGGGGCGTGAACCGGTCGCCGTAGCGGGCGGCCAGCTCGGTGGCGCGGGCCGCGAAGCCGGCCGGGCCGCCCGCGTACTGCCGGACGTAGCGGATCACCCCGCCGGTCCAGGCCGGGAAGCCGATGCCGAAGATCGAGCCGATGTTGGCGTCGGGCTCGGTCCGCAGCACCCCCTCGTCGAGGCAGCGCAGCGCGTCGAGCGCCTCGGCGAAGAGCATCCGCTCCTGGAGGTCGGTGAACGGCACGGCACGGCCCGAGTCGGTGGTCAGGTCGGCGAGACCGGTCCACAACCGGCCCCGGGTGCCGTCGTCGTACCCGTAGAAGCCGCGCCCTGCGGCACGCCCCGGCCGGTCGTACGCGTCGACCAACTCGTCCACGAGCCGGTGCGCCGGCAGTGGCAGGAAGCCTTCGCCGGCCGCCTCGAACTGTCGACGGATCCGCTGGATCAGGGTGAGGCTCACCTCGTCGGCCAGCGCCAGCGGCCCGGTCGGGTAGCCGGCCTGCAGGGCGGCCTGCTCCACCGAAGCGGCCGGCACCCCCTCGGCGACCATGCCGACCGCCTCGTCGATGAACCGGCCGATCACCCGGCTGGTGAAGAAGCCGCGGCCGTCGTTGACCACGATCGGGGTCTTGCCGATCCGCCGGCCCAGGTCGAACGCCCGGGCCAGCGCGGTGTCGCTGGTCCGCTCGCCGACCACGATCTCCAGCAGCGGCATCCGGTCCACCGGGGAGAAGAAGTGCATGCCGATGAAGTCGTCCGGCCGGTCCACCCCGGCGGCCAGCCCGGTGATCGGCAGGGTGGAAGTGTTGGAGGCGAGCAGCGCGTCCGGCGCCAGCACCGGCAGCACCTCGGCGAAGACCGTCCGCTTCAGCGCCGGGTCCTCGAAGACCGCCTCGATCACCGCGTCGCAGCCGGCCAGCGCGTCCACCTGGTCGGTGGTGGTGATCCGCTCCAGCACGGCCCGGGCGTCGGCCTCCGTCGCGCGGCCCTTGCGGACCTTCCGGGCCAACAGCCGCTCGGCGTGCTCCCGGGCCCGGCCCGCGGCCTCCGGCGAGACGTCCCGGACCACCACGTCCAGCCCGGCGCTGGCGCAGGCGTACGCGATGCCCGCGCCCATCATGCCGGCGCCGAGCACCGCCACCCGGCGTACCGGGGAGACGGTGACTCCGGACGGTCGGGCCGCACCGCCGTTGACCGCCTTCAGGTCGAAGAAGAACGCACCGATCATGTTCTTGGCGACCTGCCCGGTGAGCAGGCCGATCAGGTGCCGGGTCTCCACAGTGAACGCGGTCTCCAGGTCGACCTGCGCCCCCTCGACGGCGGTGGCCAGGATCGCCTCGGGTGCGGGCAGCCGGGCACCCTTGAGCTGCTTGCGCAGGGTCGCCGGGAAGGCCGGCAGCTGGGCGGCCAGTGACCGGCTGGCCGGGCTGCCACCGGGCATCCGGTAGTCCGGTCGGTCCCACGGCTGGGTCGGGTGGGGGTTGGCGGCGATCCAGGCGCGGGCCCGGTCCAGCATCTCCTCCGGGGTGGCCACCACCTCGTCCACCAGCCCGGCAGCCAACGCGTCGGCCGGGCGCATCCGCCGGCCGGTGAGCAGCACCGTGGTCAACGCCCCGGCCAGGCCGAGCATCCGTACCGTCCGGGTGACGCCGCCAGCGCCGGGCAGCAGGCCCAGGGTCACCTCGGGCAGCCCGAGTCGGCTGCCGGGCGCGTCCAGCGCGACCCGGTGGTGGCAGGCGAGCGCGATCTCCAGGCCGCCACCGAGCGCCGAGCCGTTGACCGCGGCGACCACCGGCCGGCCCAGCGTCTCCAGCCGGCGCAGGTCCCGCTTGATGGTGCCGAGCAGCTCGGCCAGCGCGGGCGCGTCGGCGCGGGTCGCCCGGACCATCTCCGGCAGATCGCCGCCGGCGAAGAAGGTCGACTTCGCGCTGGTCACGATGACCCCGGTCAACTCGTCGCGCTCGGCCTCCAGCCGGTCCAGTACCGCGCTCATCGACGCGGCATACGCCCGGTTCATGGTGTTGGCGGACTGGTCGGGGTCGTCCAGGGTGAGCGTGACGATGCCGTCGGCGCCGCGGTCGTACCGGATGGTGTCGGTCATGGTCGTCCTCCGGGTCAGCAGCGCTCGATGACGGTGGCGACGCCCATGCCGCCGCCGATGCAGAGGGTCACCACGGCGCGCCGCAGGTCACGGCGCTCCAGCTCGTCCAACGCGGTGCCGAGCAACATCGCGCCGGTGGCGCCGAGCGGGTGGCCGAGGGCGATCGCACCGCCGTTGACGTTCACCCGGTCCGGGTCCAGGCCCAGGTCGCGGACGTACTTGAGCACCACCGCGGCGAACGCCTCGTTGATCTCGAACAGGTCGATGTCGGCGAGGGTCAGCCCGGCGGCGGCGAGCGCCTTGTGGGTGGCCGGGATCGGGCCGGTCAGCATCAGCGTCGGGTCGGCGCCGGTGACCGCCGCGCCGACGATCCGGGCGCGCGGGGTGAGGCCGAGGTCCCGGCCCACCTCTGCCGAGCCGATCAGCACCAGCGCCGCGCCGTCCACGATGCCGGACGAGTTGCCGGCGTGGTGGACGTGCTCGATCGCCTCCAGCCAGTGGAACTTCTGCAACGCCACCGCGTCGAAGCCGGCCGCCTCGCCCATCGTGGCGAAGGACGGGGTGAGCCGGCCCAGCGCCTCCCGGGTGGTCTCCGGGCGGAGGTGCTCGTCCACGGTGAGGATGTCCAGCCCGTTGCCGTCGCGTACCGGCACCACCGAGCGGGCGAAGTGCCCGCCGGCCCACGCCTTGGCGGCCCGCTCCTGCGAGCGCAGCGCGTAGCCGTCCACGTCGTCGCGGGTGAAGCCCTCCATGGTGGCGATCAGGTCGGCGCTGACGCCCTGCGGCACGAACGAGGTGACCAGCGCGGTCTGCGGGTCGGTGGCCCAGGCCGCGCCGTCGGAGCCCATCGGCACCCGGGACATCGACTCCACCCCGCCCGCGAGCAGCAGGTGTTCCCAGCCGGAGCGGATCCGCGCGGCGGCGGCGTTGACCGCCTCCAGCCCGGACGCGCAGAACCGGTTGAGCTGCACCCCGCCCACCTGGTCGGGCAGCCCGGCCAGCAGCGCGGCGGCCCGGGCCAGGTCGCCGCCCTGCTCACCCACCGGGGTGACGATGCCGAGCAGCAGGTCCTCCAGCCGGTCGACGTCCAGGCCGGGGTTGCGCTCGCGCAGCGCGTCGATCAGGCCGACCACCAGGGAGATCGGCTTGACCCCGTGCAGCGCGCCGGTGTCCCGGCCGCGTCCGCGCGGGGTGCGGACCGCGTCGTAGACGTACGCCTCAGAGGGCACGGGCGATCAGCTCCTTCATGATCTCGTTGGTGCCGCCGTAGATCTTCTGGACACGGGCGTCGGCGTACATCCGGGCGATCGGGTACTCGGTGGTGTAGCCGTAACCGCCGAAGAGTTGCAGGCAGCGGTCGATGACCTCGCACTGGCCGTCGGTGAGCCACCACTTCGCCATCGCGGCGGTGGCCACGTCCAGGTCGCCGCGGGTGTGCCGGACGATGCAGTCGTCCAGGAAGACCCGGCTGACCCGGGCGCGGGTGGCACACTCGGCGAGCACCATCCGGGTGTTCTGGTGGCCCATCAGCGGCTTGCCGAAGGCGGTGCGTTCCTTGGTGTACGCGACGGTCAGCTCGACGGCGCGTTCCATGGCGGCGACCGCGCCGACGCTGATCACCAGTCGTTCCTGCGGAAGCTGCTGCATGAGCTGGATGAAGCCCAGCCCTTCGGCACCGCCGAGCAGGTTGTCCGCCGACACCCGGAACTCGTCGAAGAACAGTTCGGCGGTGTCGTTGGCGTGCAGACCGATCTTGGACAGCAGCCGGCCCCGGCGGAAGCCCGCCGGGTCGCCTCCGACCTCGCAGACCAGCAGCGAGACACCGGCCGCCCGCTGCTCGGGGTCGGTCTTCACGGCCACGATGATCAGATCCGCGAGCCCGCCGTTGGTGATGAACGTCTTCGCGCCGGTGACCAGATAGTCGTCGCCGTCGCGGATCGCCCGGGTACGCATTGCCTGGAGGTCGGAGCCGCCGTCCGGCTCGGTCATCGCGATCGCGCCGACCAACTCACCGCTGCACAGGCCGGGCAGCCAGCGCCGCTTCTGCTCCTCGCTGCCGTACGCCACCAGGTAGCCGGTGACGATGCCACTGTGGACGGCCAGCCCGAGGCTGCCCTCCCCGGTGTACGCCTGCTCGTGCAGCATCACCGCCTCGTGGGTGAACCCGCCGCCTCCGCCGCCGTACTCCTCCGGCACGGAGAGGCCGAGCAGCCCCAGCTCGCCGGCGCGCCGGTAGTGCTCGCGGTCCGGATGGCCCTGCGCCAGCAACCGGTCGGCGTGCGGCAGCACGTCCTTGGTGAAGAAGGTGCGGGCCAGATCGGCCAGGTCGTCGTGCTCCGGTTCGCGCCAGGGCGAGGGGGGACCGTCGGATGCGAGCGTCGGCATGTGCATCACCCTCGCGCGCTGTTGACGGCATGTCAATAAGTCTCGATCAACAGCCGTTCACAGGCCGTCGGGCCGTCCGCCAAGGGCAGATGTTCGCAGTCCGGCAGCGGCACGTGCCACGCCGAGGGCCCGCCGGGCCTGACTCCGGTACGGCAGCACGAGATCACGCGTACCTCTCTTGTTGAGCTGGTGCGTGAGGATCGTGCGATGAGTGCCACGCCTCCGGCCCTGCTCGACGGAGCCCGCGTCCAGATGTTCGCGAACCTGGGGCCAGGACATTCGCCAACCGGTGCTACCCGCCACTCCATCAGCAACTTCGCAGAGGTGGTCGCACGCCTCGCGATAGCTCGCTACGACGATGCCGCGGAGGTCTACCTCTTCTACTGCAGCCAGGAGTGGGAAGTCGTGACGGACACGTGTCATTCGACGGAGATGGACGCCCTCGCCCAGGCGGAGTTCGAATTCGGGGGCGTGACATTCCTGCGGACGTCGCCGCGCAGCCCCGGCGACCTGGAGGCGTGAGCGCCCGGCCGTATTGAACCGATACGCCCGTACGCGGATGCGGCGCCGAGCGAACTACTCGGCCTCGTCGCCGTCGGTAGGGCGCGGCGGGCGGTGCTCGGCGATCCACGCCTCCACGTCGGCGCGCAGCCAGACCGTGGTGCCGTGTAGCCGCTGGAACGGTGCGGGGAAGGTCGGATAACGGATGAGTTGGCGCATTCGGGTCCGGCTCACGCCGAGCAGATCTTGCAGCTCGTGCGGACCGACCAGCGGACCCGGGATGTCACCCATCTCTTGACGGTAGGTCGATCAGGCATGCCCAAATGCGTCTACCTACTTGCGCAGCCCCCTCGAATGGGTGAGGGTGAACGCGGAGTAGCGATGTGATGGGAGGGACGCCCAATGGATCAGGCGACAGAGTTGGCGTGGCTGCGGGAGCGGGTCGGGGGATTGGAGACCGCGCTGCGCTGTGCGCGGAGGGAGTTGTTCGATCTCCGTTGTCGGTTGACATTGATCGGTCGGGTGGTCCAGGACGTGGACCGGGTGCAGAGAGCGCCCGGGGTCGCGCTCGGTGCGATCAACGCGGCGCTCTACTCCGAGACGTCCAACCTGCGGCACGTCGGCCGGCACCTGATCCGGCGCCGACGGGGGGATCGGTGAGGGCGGTGCCCGCCGGGTCGACGCGTAGGCCGACGTCGTGAGCTGCCGATAGGGTCGGCAGATGAGTGTCGAGACCGCTCCGCGCCGCCGCCGATTGGAGCCGGATGCCCGGCGTGGGCAGATCCTGGCCTGCGCGGTCCGGCTGTTCGGCGAGCGCGCGTACCCGGATGTGTCGACCACCGACATCGCCCGGGAGGCGGGTGTCGCGCGCGGCCTGGTCAACCACTACTTCGGCACGAAAAAGGATCTCTACCTGGAGGTCGTCCGGGTCATGGTGACGATCCCGGAGGTCGCCGTGGAGCGGTTGCCCAAGGGGGATCTGCGGACCCGCGTCGACGCGAGCGTCACGTGGTTCCTCGACGTGGTGTCCCGGCACAGCACCTCCTGGCTGGCCGCCGTCACCGCCCGGGGGATGGGCGGCGACGCCGACGTGGAGCGGGTGCTCGCCGAGGCCGAGGAGGTCGCTGCGGACCGCATGCTCGTCGCCGTCGGGCTGGCCGGCGAGGCGAAGCACCACGAGGAGTTGCGCGGGATGGTCCGGGCGTACTGCGGGCTGGCCACGTCGACCGCCCGGGAGTGGCTCCAACGCGGCGCGCTGACCCGCGCCCAGGTGCACCTGCTGCTCACCACCACGCTGCTGACCATCGTCGAACAGGTCATCCCGCAGGTCATCGCTCGCGACGGCCCAACTCGGCCGCAGGGCTGAGGAAGCCCGCTCAGGCGGCGCGGCGGTCGCCGGCATGACCGGTACGCGCCGCCGAGGCGGCATGACCGGTACGCGCCGCCGGGGTGGCTTGGCGGTCGGCGGCCTGTGCCGGGTAGGGCTCGGACCGGACCACCCGCAGCGGCCGGTCGACCTCGTCCGCCCGGAACCGCCAGCGCGACGGCGCGGGCTGGCGCTGCGGCGCGGGGCCTCCGGGGCGCAACCCGGGCCGGGACAGCAGCACGGTGATCAAGTAGC
The nucleotide sequence above comes from Micromonospora sp. NBC_00389. Encoded proteins:
- a CDS encoding 3-hydroxyacyl-CoA dehydrogenase NAD-binding domain-containing protein, encoding MTDTIRYDRGADGIVTLTLDDPDQSANTMNRAYAASMSAVLDRLEAERDELTGVIVTSAKSTFFAGGDLPEMVRATRADAPALAELLGTIKRDLRRLETLGRPVVAAVNGSALGGGLEIALACHHRVALDAPGSRLGLPEVTLGLLPGAGGVTRTVRMLGLAGALTTVLLTGRRMRPADALAAGLVDEVVATPEEMLDRARAWIAANPHPTQPWDRPDYRMPGGSPASRSLAAQLPAFPATLRKQLKGARLPAPEAILATAVEGAQVDLETAFTVETRHLIGLLTGQVAKNMIGAFFFDLKAVNGGAARPSGVTVSPVRRVAVLGAGMMGAGIAYACASAGLDVVVRDVSPEAAGRAREHAERLLARKVRKGRATEADARAVLERITTTDQVDALAGCDAVIEAVFEDPALKRTVFAEVLPVLAPDALLASNTSTLPITGLAAGVDRPDDFIGMHFFSPVDRMPLLEIVVGERTSDTALARAFDLGRRIGKTPIVVNDGRGFFTSRVIGRFIDEAVGMVAEGVPAASVEQAALQAGYPTGPLALADEVSLTLIQRIRRQFEAAGEGFLPLPAHRLVDELVDAYDRPGRAAGRGFYGYDDGTRGRLWTGLADLTTDSGRAVPFTDLQERMLFAEALDALRCLDEGVLRTEPDANIGSIFGIGFPAWTGGVIRYVRQYAGGPAGFAARATELAARYGDRFTPPDDLADRLAASATRPAETVSAA
- a CDS encoding TetR/AcrR family transcriptional regulator encodes the protein MSVETAPRRRRLEPDARRGQILACAVRLFGERAYPDVSTTDIAREAGVARGLVNHYFGTKKDLYLEVVRVMVTIPEVAVERLPKGDLRTRVDASVTWFLDVVSRHSTSWLAAVTARGMGGDADVERVLAEAEEVAADRMLVAVGLAGEAKHHEELRGMVRAYCGLATSTAREWLQRGALTRAQVHLLLTTTLLTIVEQVIPQVIARDGPTRPQG
- a CDS encoding acetyl-CoA C-acetyltransferase, translating into MPSEAYVYDAVRTPRGRGRDTGALHGVKPISLVVGLIDALRERNPGLDVDRLEDLLLGIVTPVGEQGGDLARAAALLAGLPDQVGGVQLNRFCASGLEAVNAAAARIRSGWEHLLLAGGVESMSRVPMGSDGAAWATDPQTALVTSFVPQGVSADLIATMEGFTRDDVDGYALRSQERAAKAWAGGHFARSVVPVRDGNGLDILTVDEHLRPETTREALGRLTPSFATMGEAAGFDAVALQKFHWLEAIEHVHHAGNSSGIVDGAALVLIGSAEVGRDLGLTPRARIVGAAVTGADPTLMLTGPIPATHKALAAAGLTLADIDLFEINEAFAAVVLKYVRDLGLDPDRVNVNGGAIALGHPLGATGAMLLGTALDELERRDLRRAVVTLCIGGGMGVATVIERC
- a CDS encoding helix-turn-helix transcriptional regulator; this translates as MGDIPGPLVGPHELQDLLGVSRTRMRQLIRYPTFPAPFQRLHGTTVWLRADVEAWIAEHRPPRPTDGDEAE
- a CDS encoding acyl-CoA dehydrogenase family protein, with translation MPTLASDGPPSPWREPEHDDLADLARTFFTKDVLPHADRLLAQGHPDREHYRRAGELGLLGLSVPEEYGGGGGGFTHEAVMLHEQAYTGEGSLGLAVHSGIVTGYLVAYGSEEQKRRWLPGLCSGELVGAIAMTEPDGGSDLQAMRTRAIRDGDDYLVTGAKTFITNGGLADLIIVAVKTDPEQRAAGVSLLVCEVGGDPAGFRRGRLLSKIGLHANDTAELFFDEFRVSADNLLGGAEGLGFIQLMQQLPQERLVISVGAVAAMERAVELTVAYTKERTAFGKPLMGHQNTRMVLAECATRARVSRVFLDDCIVRHTRGDLDVATAAMAKWWLTDGQCEVIDRCLQLFGGYGYTTEYPIARMYADARVQKIYGGTNEIMKELIARAL